One genomic window of Sphingomonas sp. C3-2 includes the following:
- a CDS encoding competence/damage-inducible protein A — MSAERIWTAGIVIIGDEILSGRIADKNVAQIAVWLNIQGIRLAEVRIVADRTEAIVEAVNELRARNDYLFTTGGIGPTHDDITVDAIAQALGVSVVIHPKARAALESYYEHRGGLTDARLRMARVPDGATLIENRMSGAPGIRHGNIFIMAGVPHITAMMLDALSGVLEGGKPLLSETIGCWVPESEVADLLSATERAHPQTQIGSYPFFREGRVGANFVIRSTESDALAACTTALADALDADGREAVLGGI, encoded by the coding sequence ATGAGCGCAGAACGCATTTGGACCGCCGGCATCGTCATCATCGGGGACGAGATTCTTTCGGGGCGCATCGCCGACAAGAATGTCGCGCAGATCGCCGTCTGGCTCAACATTCAGGGTATCCGGCTGGCCGAGGTGCGGATCGTCGCCGATCGTACCGAGGCGATTGTCGAGGCAGTGAACGAACTGCGCGCGCGCAACGATTATCTCTTCACCACGGGCGGCATCGGGCCGACGCATGACGACATCACGGTCGACGCGATCGCGCAGGCGCTGGGCGTTTCGGTGGTCATCCACCCCAAGGCGCGCGCCGCGCTCGAAAGCTATTATGAACATCGCGGCGGGCTGACCGATGCGCGGCTGCGCATGGCGCGCGTGCCCGATGGCGCGACGCTCATCGAAAACCGCATGTCGGGCGCGCCGGGCATCCGCCACGGCAATATCTTCATCATGGCGGGGGTGCCGCATATCACTGCGATGATGCTCGACGCGCTGTCGGGCGTGCTCGAAGGCGGCAAGCCGCTCCTGTCCGAAACCATCGGCTGCTGGGTGCCCGAAAGCGAGGTCGCCGATCTTCTCAGTGCAACCGAGCGGGCGCACCCGCAAACCCAGATCGGCAGCTATCCCTTTTTCCGCGAAGGCCGCGTCGGCGCCAACTTCGTGATCCGCTCCACCGAAAGCGATGCGCTTGCCGCGTGCACCACCGCGCTCGCCGACGCGCTGGACGCGGACGGGCGCGAGGCGGTTCTGGGTGGAATCTGA
- the wecB gene encoding non-hydrolyzing UDP-N-acetylglucosamine 2-epimerase yields the protein MRGRRARVLTIFGTRPEAIKMAPVVRALEHEDARFDSRICVTGQHRQMLDQVLGLFGMVPDFDLDLMRPGQDLCDVTTGILSGMRAVLRDWRPDVILVHGDTTTSFAGALSGFYERIPVGHVEAGLRTGNIHSPWPEEMNRRLSAALATWHFAPTSGARQNLMEEAVPAARIHVTGNTVIDALHAITDRVEGDHGLAAGAASAFPFLDPARKLLLVTGHRRENFGRGFENICLALRRLASRGDVQIVYPAHLNPGVREPVMRLLAGAPNIHVIAPVDYLPFVYLMRRAHIILTDSGGIQEEAPSLGIPVLVLRDTTERPEAVAAGTVRLVGTDVGRIVKEAARLLDDPAAHAAMARAHNPYGDGRAAARIVAVLANAWQPETHAADGRQGASGGDLITDRQKKAVAHADGWGS from the coding sequence ATGCGGGGGCGCAGGGCAAGGGTTCTCACGATATTCGGCACGCGTCCGGAGGCCATCAAGATGGCGCCGGTCGTCCGCGCGCTTGAACATGAGGATGCACGATTCGACAGCCGGATCTGCGTGACCGGGCAGCACCGGCAGATGCTCGATCAGGTGCTCGGCTTGTTCGGGATGGTCCCCGATTTCGATCTCGATCTGATGCGCCCGGGCCAGGATCTGTGCGATGTCACGACTGGCATCCTCTCGGGAATGCGTGCCGTATTGCGCGATTGGCGGCCGGATGTGATCCTTGTCCACGGCGATACGACCACCAGTTTTGCGGGCGCGCTTTCGGGCTTTTATGAAAGAATACCCGTCGGCCATGTCGAGGCGGGGTTGCGCACCGGCAACATCCATTCGCCCTGGCCGGAGGAGATGAACCGGCGCCTTTCGGCGGCGCTCGCCACCTGGCATTTCGCGCCCACCAGCGGCGCCCGGCAGAATTTGATGGAGGAAGCGGTGCCCGCCGCGCGCATCCATGTGACAGGCAACACCGTGATCGATGCGCTGCACGCGATCACCGATAGGGTCGAGGGCGATCATGGCCTTGCCGCAGGGGCTGCATCGGCCTTTCCCTTTCTTGATCCGGCACGCAAGCTCCTGCTCGTCACCGGCCATCGCCGTGAGAATTTCGGCCGGGGGTTCGAAAATATCTGCCTTGCGCTGCGCCGGCTGGCGTCGCGGGGCGATGTCCAGATCGTCTATCCCGCGCATCTCAACCCCGGCGTCCGTGAACCCGTGATGCGCCTGCTGGCGGGGGCGCCGAACATCCATGTGATCGCGCCGGTGGACTATCTGCCTTTCGTCTATCTGATGCGCCGCGCGCACATCATCCTCACCGATTCCGGCGGGATACAGGAAGAAGCGCCGTCGCTCGGCATTCCGGTTCTGGTCCTGCGCGATACGACCGAGCGGCCCGAGGCGGTTGCCGCCGGTACCGTCCGGCTGGTGGGCACCGATGTTGGCAGGATCGTGAAGGAAGCAGCGCGCCTGCTCGATGATCCCGCTGCCCATGCGGCGATGGCGCGGGCGCATAACCCCTATGGTGATGGGCGGGCGGCCGCGCGCATCGTCGCGGTGCTCGCCAATGCCTGGCAACCCGAAACGCATGCCGCAGATGGGCGGCAGGGCGCATCGGGGGGTGATTTGATCACAGATCGACAGAAAAAGGCGGTGGCACACGCGGATGGGTGGGGCAGTTAG
- the map gene encoding type I methionyl aminopeptidase — translation MTEYVLASETSPRARTHAIKLHGPEGFEGMRKAGRLAAEILDALVPHVVPGVTTGELDDMVREHTLRGGGIPATLGYRGYTHSCCISLNHVVCHGIPGDRVLKDGDILNIDVTPIVDGWHGDTSRMYLVGDVGIKAKRLVDVTYECLMLGIEQAKPGNRMGDVAHAIQSHAEKHRYGVVRDFCGHGLGQMFHDAPEVVHAGRPGTGPELKPGMFFTIEPMINIGKPAVKMLDDGWTAVTRDRTLSAQFEHSIGITEDGCEIFTKSPAGLDQPPY, via the coding sequence ATGACCGAATATGTCCTTGCCAGCGAAACCAGCCCCCGCGCGCGTACCCATGCGATCAAGCTTCACGGCCCCGAGGGGTTCGAAGGCATGCGCAAGGCCGGCCGGCTGGCCGCCGAGATCCTCGACGCGCTGGTGCCGCATGTCGTGCCCGGCGTCACGACCGGCGAGCTGGACGATATGGTGCGCGAACACACGCTGCGCGGCGGCGGCATTCCGGCGACGCTCGGCTATCGTGGTTATACCCATAGCTGCTGCATCTCGCTGAACCATGTCGTGTGCCACGGCATTCCGGGCGACCGCGTGCTGAAGGACGGCGACATTCTGAACATCGACGTGACCCCCATCGTCGATGGCTGGCACGGCGACACCAGCCGCATGTATCTGGTCGGCGATGTCGGCATCAAGGCCAAGCGCCTTGTCGATGTGACCTATGAATGCCTGATGCTGGGCATCGAACAGGCCAAACCGGGCAACCGCATGGGCGATGTGGCGCACGCGATCCAGAGCCATGCCGAAAAGCATCGTTACGGCGTGGTGCGCGATTTCTGCGGCCACGGGCTGGGCCAGATGTTCCACGACGCCCCCGAAGTCGTCCATGCCGGCCGCCCCGGCACCGGCCCCGAGCTGAAGCCCGGCATGTTCTTCACGATCGAGCCGATGATCAACATCGGCAAGCCCGCGGTGAAGATGCTCGACGATGGCTGGACCGCGGTGACGCGCGACCGGACGCTTTCGGCGCAGTTCGAACATTCGATCGGGATCACCGAGGACGGTTGCGAGATCTTTACCAAGAGCCCCGCCGGGTTGGACCAGCCGCCTTACTGA
- a CDS encoding PQQ-dependent dehydrogenase, methanol/ethanol family produces MRQWLALGMGLVFAACSQGNGNPPDQPPKGATGVSKIDAAYLTSGGDGSDWPAVGYNYNEQRFSPLTTINDGNVGQLGIAWFADLPDQRGQEATPIVIDGVLYVTGPWSKVFAYDAASGRPLWSFDPKVPPEKGVDACCDVVNRGVAAWKGRLYLATLDGRLIALDAITGAQLWSVQTTDKTKPYTITGAPRVVKGMVLIGNGGAEFGVRGYVTAYDANSGAKKWRFYTVPNATGAADGEISDTVLQSAGKTWSAGGAWKSSGGGGTVWDAIVYDPELDQLYLGVGNGNPWNHGIRSDGTGDNLFLSSIVALKPDTGEYLWHYQQTPGESWDYTATQPIILADLAIGGQPRKVLMQAPKNGFFFVVDRQTGKLISASPFVKNINWASGYDLATGRPNEAPEARFYRTGKPFLAAPGPIGAHSWQPMSFSPKTGLVYIPANDISYAYLPPLSPDDARAQKIGFNVGTNMSENGMPRDPAAIKAAIAATKGALVAIDPVSGTVKWRAEYTTPWNGGTMATAGNLVFQGTALGEFRAYAADSGKPLWSLPVQSGVMAAPSTFTVKGEQYIAFTTGKGGAWALSAGYAGGAYGPVPTISRLIVLKIGGTAQLPAITAQAAAPLSPPPATGTPAQIASGKALFGRFCSVCHGESAVSGGVTPDLRHSATLADADSWKGVVIDGMLRERGMVSFAPAMDAAQAEAIRHFVIDQANWAKAHSIALEGKAKMPNAQKAAARAAR; encoded by the coding sequence ATGCGTCAGTGGCTTGCCCTTGGCATGGGGCTTGTTTTCGCGGCCTGTTCGCAAGGCAATGGCAATCCACCCGACCAACCGCCCAAGGGCGCCACGGGCGTTTCCAAGATCGACGCCGCCTATCTGACGAGCGGGGGCGATGGCAGCGACTGGCCGGCCGTTGGCTATAATTACAACGAACAGCGTTTCAGCCCGCTGACCACGATCAACGACGGCAATGTCGGCCAGCTTGGCATCGCCTGGTTTGCCGACCTGCCCGATCAGCGCGGGCAGGAAGCCACCCCGATCGTGATCGACGGGGTGCTCTATGTCACCGGACCATGGTCAAAGGTCTTCGCCTATGACGCGGCGAGCGGACGGCCGCTCTGGAGCTTTGATCCCAAGGTGCCGCCCGAAAAGGGCGTCGACGCCTGTTGCGACGTCGTCAACCGCGGTGTCGCGGCGTGGAAGGGCAGGCTCTATCTCGCCACGCTCGACGGACGGCTGATCGCGCTCGATGCGATCACCGGCGCGCAGCTGTGGAGCGTCCAGACCACCGACAAGACCAAGCCCTATACGATCACCGGCGCACCGCGCGTGGTGAAGGGCATGGTGCTGATCGGCAATGGCGGCGCCGAGTTCGGCGTGCGCGGGTACGTGACCGCCTATGACGCGAACAGCGGCGCCAAGAAATGGCGGTTCTACACCGTGCCCAACGCCACCGGCGCGGCCGATGGCGAGATATCGGACACGGTGTTGCAGAGCGCGGGCAAGACATGGTCTGCGGGCGGGGCATGGAAAAGCTCGGGGGGCGGCGGCACCGTGTGGGACGCGATCGTCTATGACCCCGAACTCGACCAGCTTTATCTGGGCGTCGGCAATGGCAATCCGTGGAACCACGGCATTCGATCGGACGGCACGGGCGACAATCTGTTCCTGTCCTCGATCGTCGCGCTCAAACCCGATACCGGCGAATATCTGTGGCATTACCAGCAGACCCCGGGCGAAAGCTGGGACTATACCGCCACCCAGCCGATCATCCTCGCCGATCTCGCAATCGGCGGGCAGCCGCGCAAGGTGCTGATGCAGGCGCCCAAGAACGGCTTCTTCTTCGTCGTGGACCGGCAGACCGGCAAGCTGATCTCCGCCAGCCCGTTCGTGAAGAACATCAACTGGGCGAGCGGATATGACCTTGCGACCGGGCGTCCCAATGAAGCCCCCGAGGCGCGTTTCTATCGCACCGGCAAACCCTTTCTCGCCGCCCCCGGCCCGATCGGCGCGCATAGCTGGCAGCCGATGAGCTTCAGCCCGAAGACCGGGCTCGTCTATATCCCCGCGAACGATATCAGCTATGCCTATCTGCCGCCGCTCAGCCCCGACGATGCCAGGGCGCAGAAGATCGGGTTCAACGTCGGCACCAATATGAGCGAGAACGGGATGCCGCGCGACCCCGCCGCGATCAAGGCGGCTATCGCGGCGACCAAGGGCGCCCTGGTCGCCATCGATCCCGTTAGCGGCACGGTGAAATGGCGCGCTGAATATACGACGCCGTGGAATGGCGGTACGATGGCAACCGCCGGCAATCTGGTGTTTCAGGGCACCGCGCTGGGCGAATTCCGCGCCTATGCCGCCGACAGCGGCAAGCCGCTATGGAGCCTGCCCGTCCAGTCGGGCGTGATGGCCGCGCCCTCCACCTTCACCGTGAAGGGCGAACAATATATCGCCTTCACCACGGGCAAGGGCGGCGCCTGGGCGCTGAGCGCGGGCTATGCCGGGGGCGCCTATGGCCCGGTTCCCACCATCTCGCGGCTGATCGTGCTCAAGATCGGTGGCACGGCGCAACTGCCCGCAATCACCGCGCAGGCCGCAGCACCGCTCAGCCCCCCGCCCGCCACCGGCACGCCCGCGCAGATCGCCAGCGGCAAGGCGTTGTTCGGCCGGTTCTGCAGCGTCTGCCACGGCGAAAGCGCGGTGAGCGGCGGGGTGACGCCCGACCTGCGCCATTCGGCCACGCTGGCCGATGCCGATAGCTGGAAGGGCGTGGTGATCGACGGCATGCTGCGCGAACGCGGGATGGTAAGCTTTGCCCCGGCGATGGATGCGGCGCAGGCCGAGGCGATCCGCCACTTCGTGATCGATCAGGCCAATTGGGCGAAGGCGCACAGCATCGCACTGGAAGGAAAGGCGAAGATGCCAAACGCCCAAAAGGCCGCCGCGCGCGCCGCCCGTTGA
- a CDS encoding GGDEF domain-containing protein, with product MSALEQNSGIESNSIVAAPMAAALDEARIGPVLADIVTDHAQMLVGRFYDAFLTHDEASAFLDHGVVHDRLGRSLCTWLAELFPHDGIENADKVAEHQKKIGEVHARIRIPIHLVMEGAEHLKAGMTEMLIDRAFDAETTRDALILLNQRIDRAMRMMGAAYMTWTTRKVRVDEAYRLFSIGQDMNLERESQRASLMEWSQAVLFGLVGEGDGRDVVTLQKSGFGLWFRHRAGVIFHGAAGLDKIEARMHQIDGKILPALADAKARGNGLEGPLAHLQDAIGDVKYLLSDLFQSVTGMEAGIDPLTRALNRRFMPSILGREIGLARENDTQFSLLMLDIDHFKDVNDRYGHAAGDMVLREMAGVIVEHIRLSDFLFRYGGEEFLIALVETPLDDALRIAERIRTQFETQPIRLTDGEHIHATISVGVTSFDGHPDYDYLVRKADQALYRAKAAGRNQSVTG from the coding sequence TTGTCGGCGTTGGAACAGAATTCGGGTATTGAGAGCAACAGCATCGTGGCCGCCCCGATGGCGGCGGCGTTGGACGAGGCGCGCATCGGCCCGGTGCTGGCGGATATCGTGACAGACCATGCCCAGATGCTCGTCGGCCGTTTCTATGACGCCTTCCTGACCCATGACGAAGCATCGGCCTTTCTGGACCACGGCGTGGTGCACGACCGGCTGGGCCGATCGCTGTGCACATGGCTGGCCGAGCTTTTCCCGCATGACGGCATCGAGAATGCCGACAAGGTGGCCGAGCACCAGAAGAAGATCGGCGAGGTCCATGCCCGTATCCGTATCCCCATCCATCTGGTGATGGAGGGTGCCGAGCATCTGAAGGCGGGGATGACCGAGATGCTGATCGACCGCGCGTTCGATGCCGAGACGACACGCGACGCGCTGATCCTGCTCAACCAGCGGATCGACCGCGCGATGCGCATGATGGGCGCCGCCTATATGACCTGGACGACGCGCAAGGTGCGCGTGGACGAGGCGTACCGCCTGTTTTCCATCGGGCAGGACATGAACCTGGAGCGCGAGAGCCAGCGCGCCTCGCTGATGGAATGGAGCCAGGCGGTGCTGTTCGGGCTGGTTGGCGAAGGCGATGGCCGCGATGTCGTGACGCTGCAGAAATCGGGGTTCGGGCTATGGTTCCGCCACCGCGCGGGGGTGATCTTTCACGGCGCGGCCGGGCTCGACAAGATCGAGGCGCGAATGCACCAGATTGACGGCAAGATCCTGCCCGCGCTGGCCGACGCCAAGGCGCGCGGCAATGGGCTTGAGGGGCCTCTTGCCCATTTGCAGGATGCGATCGGCGATGTGAAATATCTGCTGAGCGACCTGTTCCAGAGCGTGACCGGCATGGAAGCCGGGATCGACCCGCTGACCCGCGCGCTCAACCGCCGCTTCATGCCCTCGATCCTCGGCCGCGAGATCGGGCTGGCGCGCGAGAACGACACCCAGTTTTCGCTGCTGATGCTCGACATCGATCATTTCAAGGATGTGAACGACCGTTACGGCCATGCTGCGGGCGACATGGTTCTGCGCGAAATGGCGGGCGTCATCGTCGAACATATCCGGCTGAGCGATTTCCTGTTCCGCTATGGCGGCGAGGAATTCCTGATCGCGCTGGTCGAAACCCCGCTGGACGACGCCCTGCGTATCGCCGAGCGCATCCGCACCCAGTTCGAAACCCAGCCCATCCGACTGACTGACGGCGAGCATATCCACGCGACGATTTCGGTCGGCGTGACGAGCTTCGACGGCCACCCCGATTACGACTATCTCGTCCGCAAGGCCGATCAGGCGCTCTACCGCGCCAAGGCCGCCGGGCGAAACCAGTCGGTTACCGGCTAG
- a CDS encoding lipopolysaccharide biosynthesis protein produces the protein MQNLTARLARGSMWISASRGIVNLLGLLSTIVLARLLLPEDFGLVALGTTMFLIVQSITDLSLAQALVHHKDPGPAHFNTAWTLNTLRGLVLAALFAAAGPMTAKFYGDPRMATVMYAFAISLFLGGLANPRRIMLQKKLIFWQDFMLQVSQKLAGVIVGIVVAVIFRSYWALIASVLAGQIVQVIISYTVLPFRPRPTLKHARELWSFSVWLTLSQMINTINWRIDQLLIGKFLGRSDLGFYTVGNNLSVMPTRETTLPLTQTLFPAFSQLRGDPERLRRAYQRAQALVTAIALPLGVGMALVAEPLVLATMGAKWLPATAVIQAMAVIVAIQTVGSQVAPLGMALGATRTLFVRDTQLFCIRLPMIIAGMYLDGLQGVIWARVISGLISTGVNLLMVRKLIDLPVREQLAANLRCFAAVLVMSAAVWAVGHGFEQTGKLPALLIEIALSVSTGALAYIGTSMLLWLIAGRPSGPEREIVTMLGKARAKLARG, from the coding sequence GTGCAGAATCTGACGGCGCGGCTGGCGCGTGGCAGCATGTGGATCAGCGCATCGCGCGGGATCGTCAACCTATTGGGTCTGCTGTCCACGATCGTGCTTGCGCGGTTGCTGCTGCCCGAGGATTTCGGGCTGGTGGCGCTGGGCACGACGATGTTCCTCATCGTCCAGTCGATCACCGATCTATCGCTGGCGCAGGCGCTGGTCCACCACAAGGATCCTGGCCCCGCGCATTTCAACACGGCCTGGACGCTCAACACGCTGCGCGGGCTGGTGCTCGCCGCGCTGTTCGCGGCGGCCGGGCCGATGACCGCGAAATTCTACGGCGACCCGCGCATGGCGACCGTGATGTATGCCTTTGCGATCAGCCTGTTTCTGGGCGGGCTCGCCAATCCGCGCCGGATCATGCTCCAGAAAAAGCTGATCTTCTGGCAGGATTTCATGCTGCAGGTGTCACAAAAGCTGGCCGGGGTGATCGTCGGCATCGTCGTCGCGGTGATCTTTCGAAGCTATTGGGCGCTCATCGCGAGCGTGCTGGCCGGGCAGATCGTGCAGGTGATCATTTCCTATACCGTGCTGCCCTTTCGCCCGCGCCCGACACTGAAACATGCGCGCGAACTCTGGTCGTTTTCGGTGTGGCTGACGCTGAGCCAGATGATCAACACGATCAACTGGCGGATCGATCAGTTGTTGATCGGCAAGTTCCTTGGCCGATCCGACCTCGGCTTCTACACCGTCGGCAACAACCTGTCGGTCATGCCCACGCGCGAGACCACGCTGCCGCTGACGCAGACGCTGTTTCCCGCCTTTTCGCAGTTGCGCGGCGATCCCGAACGGCTGCGCCGCGCCTATCAGCGCGCGCAGGCGCTGGTGACCGCGATCGCGCTGCCGCTGGGGGTGGGCATGGCGCTGGTGGCCGAACCGCTGGTGCTGGCGACGATGGGCGCGAAATGGCTGCCGGCGACCGCGGTGATCCAGGCGATGGCGGTGATCGTCGCCATCCAGACGGTGGGATCGCAGGTCGCCCCGCTCGGCATGGCGCTGGGCGCGACGCGTACCTTGTTCGTCCGCGACACGCAGCTTTTCTGCATCCGCCTGCCGATGATCATTGCGGGCATGTATCTCGACGGGCTGCAGGGCGTGATCTGGGCGCGGGTGATTTCGGGGCTGATTTCGACGGGTGTGAACCTGCTGATGGTACGCAAGCTGATCGACCTGCCGGTGCGCGAGCAACTGGCGGCCAATCTGCGCTGCTTTGCCGCCGTGCTGGTGATGAGCGCGGCGGTGTGGGCGGTGGGGCACGGCTTCGAGCAGACCGGCAAGCTGCCCGCACTGCTGATCGAAATCGCGCTGTCGGTATCCACCGGGGCGCTCGCCTATATCGGCACGAGCATGCTGCTCTGGCTGATCGCGGGGCGCCCCAGCGGCCCCGAACGCGAGATCGTGACGATGCTGGGCAAGGCACGCGCAAAGCTGGCGCGCGGCTGA
- a CDS encoding nucleotidyltransferase family protein has translation MNDLRALRQLMAALAGHVPRRPDWDAMLSLANRTLTTGTLAQALWAHGTAMPDDVRGFLGEVLERVEKRNARLRLQLEEAVGWLDRSGIRPILLKGAASLAGQPAPHGRILSDIDLMVPESQMPAAIRCLERAGYAVIPPFAEPPNPIVLARDSDVGSIDLHARLKSPWPTCDYRQLRKICVPHRVQGNMAWLPTPAAQAFVLILHDQLQDRDYWRGLIDLRHLLDLAALAHGPGGIDWQRLATLFPKGHPARALHTQLRTLTRLTDTAVPHDLTRGLWPALQYRRRLAQLRLPFIARATTWLSLAADPPSHPDQASYPADVAQPKRPRWDASRLRRFHRQKAMGKV, from the coding sequence ATGAATGATCTGCGCGCGCTGCGCCAGTTGATGGCCGCGCTGGCCGGGCATGTGCCGAGACGGCCGGACTGGGATGCGATGCTATCGCTCGCCAACCGAACGCTCACCACCGGAACGCTGGCGCAGGCATTATGGGCGCACGGCACCGCCATGCCCGATGATGTGCGCGGCTTTCTGGGCGAAGTGCTCGAGCGCGTCGAAAAGCGTAATGCGCGGCTGCGGCTTCAACTGGAAGAGGCCGTGGGCTGGCTCGACCGTTCGGGGATCAGGCCGATCCTTCTGAAAGGGGCGGCATCGCTCGCCGGCCAACCCGCACCGCATGGCCGCATCTTGTCCGACATCGACCTGATGGTGCCGGAAAGCCAGATGCCCGCCGCCATTCGATGTCTCGAACGCGCCGGATATGCGGTCATCCCGCCTTTTGCCGAACCACCCAACCCCATCGTCCTCGCCCGCGACAGTGATGTCGGGTCGATCGACCTGCATGCCCGGCTGAAAAGCCCATGGCCCACCTGCGATTACCGGCAATTGCGCAAAATATGTGTGCCGCACCGGGTGCAGGGGAACATGGCCTGGCTGCCGACCCCGGCGGCGCAGGCCTTTGTGCTGATCCTCCACGACCAGTTGCAGGACCGCGATTATTGGCGCGGCCTCATCGACCTGCGCCATTTGCTCGATCTCGCCGCGCTGGCGCATGGACCCGGTGGCATCGACTGGCAGCGGCTTGCCACGCTGTTCCCCAAGGGGCATCCCGCACGCGCGCTGCACACCCAGTTGCGCACGCTGACCCGGCTCACGGACACGGCGGTTCCGCACGACCTGACGCGCGGCCTTTGGCCCGCCCTGCAATATCGTCGGCGGCTTGCGCAATTGCGCCTGCCCTTCATCGCGCGCGCGACGACATGGCTGTCGCTGGCCGCCGATCCGCCATCGCATCCGGATCAGGCGTCCTACCCCGCCGATGTGGCGCAGCCCAAGCGGCCCAGATGGGATGCATCACGACTGCGCCGATTCCATCGGCAAAAGGCGATGGGCAAGGTTTGA
- a CDS encoding P-II family nitrogen regulator, with the protein MKKIEAIIKPFKLDEVKEALHEVGVSGITVTEAKGFGRQKGHTELYRGAEYVVDFLPKVKLEVVVEDGLAERVVEAIASAAQTGRIGDGKIFVIPVETALRIRTGERDADAI; encoded by the coding sequence ATGAAGAAAATCGAAGCAATCATCAAGCCGTTCAAGCTCGATGAGGTAAAGGAGGCGCTCCACGAAGTCGGCGTATCCGGTATCACCGTGACGGAAGCAAAAGGGTTCGGGCGCCAGAAGGGCCATACCGAACTGTATCGCGGTGCCGAATATGTCGTCGACTTCCTCCCCAAGGTGAAGCTTGAAGTCGTTGTTGAAGACGGCCTGGCCGAGCGCGTCGTGGAGGCGATCGCCTCCGCCGCGCAGACCGGGCGCATCGGCGACGGCAAAATTTTCGTCATTCCCGTTGAGACCGCGCTCCGCATCCGGACCGGCGAACGGGACGCCGACGCGATCTGA
- a CDS encoding amidase, translating into MMSRREVMAGTAAAAALAATSGANAARTSAKAGLMQSHDALGLAELVRQKKVSPTELLDTAIAATEALNPKLNFMAQKHYDYAKAAIARGLPQGPFTGVPWLLKDLNTYIAGLQTGQGSRYYTNNPGKETSELVKRYERAGLVIFGKTTTPEFGLTPTTESKAMGATRNPWDPERTTGGSSGGAGAAVAAGVIPAAHATDGGGSIRIPASCCGLFGMKPSRGRVPMGPPRTEGWGGMSVHHVVTRSVRDSAALLDATHGIEPGSRYGAPTPERPYLEEVMREPGKLRIALNVTPMAGTPVDPEVIEATRAAAKLCESLGHHVEEAAPKLDLAAISQAAYAIISSSVAADLIAREAATGIKPSLDVVEKATLAYYEMGQKMTGVAFAKANGDLQAAAITVSRFMDDYDIILTPTLAAPPEKLGVLGLSPEDVNTYYQAVGQFTPFTGIQNQTGQPSMSVPLGMTKSGLPIGIMFSARYGDEATLYRLAGQLERAAPWAGRVAPIHA; encoded by the coding sequence ATGATGTCCCGCCGCGAAGTCATGGCGGGAACGGCCGCTGCCGCCGCGCTGGCGGCAACCAGCGGTGCCAATGCCGCACGCACCAGCGCCAAGGCCGGGCTGATGCAAAGCCACGATGCGCTGGGCCTTGCCGAACTGGTACGCCAGAAAAAGGTGTCGCCCACCGAATTGCTCGATACCGCGATCGCCGCGACCGAAGCGCTCAACCCCAAGCTCAATTTCATGGCGCAGAAGCATTATGATTATGCCAAGGCCGCGATTGCTCGGGGCCTGCCGCAGGGGCCGTTCACCGGGGTTCCCTGGCTGCTCAAGGATCTGAACACCTATATCGCGGGCCTCCAGACCGGGCAGGGCAGCCGTTATTATACGAACAATCCGGGCAAGGAGACCTCGGAACTCGTCAAGCGCTATGAGCGCGCGGGGCTGGTGATCTTCGGCAAGACGACGACGCCTGAATTCGGGCTGACCCCCACCACCGAATCCAAGGCGATGGGCGCGACGCGCAACCCGTGGGATCCCGAGCGGACGACCGGCGGGTCGAGCGGCGGCGCCGGGGCTGCGGTGGCAGCAGGTGTGATCCCCGCCGCGCACGCCACCGATGGCGGCGGGTCGATCCGTATCCCGGCATCCTGCTGCGGCCTGTTCGGCATGAAGCCCAGCCGTGGGCGCGTGCCGATGGGGCCGCCGCGTACCGAGGGCTGGGGCGGCATGTCGGTGCATCACGTCGTCACGCGCAGCGTGCGCGACAGCGCGGCATTGCTCGACGCCACGCACGGAATTGAACCCGGCTCGCGCTACGGCGCGCCGACGCCCGAGCGCCCCTATCTCGAAGAAGTGATGCGCGAACCCGGCAAGCTGCGGATCGCGCTCAACGTCACGCCGATGGCGGGCACCCCGGTCGATCCCGAGGTGATTGAGGCGACGCGCGCGGCGGCAAAGCTGTGCGAAAGCCTTGGCCATCATGTCGAGGAAGCCGCGCCCAAGCTCGATCTCGCCGCGATCTCGCAGGCGGCCTATGCGATCATCTCGTCCTCGGTCGCCGCAGACCTGATCGCGCGTGAGGCGGCAACGGGCATCAAGCCCAGCCTCGACGTCGTCGAAAAGGCGACGCTCGCTTATTATGAAATGGGGCAGAAGATGACCGGCGTCGCCTTTGCCAAGGCGAATGGTGATCTTCAGGCGGCGGCGATCACGGTTTCGCGCTTCATGGACGATTACGACATCATCCTGACCCCGACGCTGGCCGCACCGCCCGAAAAGCTGGGCGTCCTTGGCCTCTCGCCCGAAGACGTGAATACCTATTATCAGGCGGTCGGTCAGTTCACGCCCTTTACCGGAATCCAGAACCAGACCGGCCAACCAAGCATGTCGGTGCCGCTCGGCATGACGAAATCGGGCTTGCCGATCGGGATCATGTTCTCGGCGCGCTACGGCGATGAGGCGACCTTGTACCGGCTCGCGGGGCAGCTCGAACGCGCGGCGCCCTGGGCAGGCCGCGTCGCGCCGATCCACGCCTGA